A genome region from Amblyraja radiata isolate CabotCenter1 chromosome 4, sAmbRad1.1.pri, whole genome shotgun sequence includes the following:
- the top1mt gene encoding DNA topoisomerase I, mitochondrial isoform X2 yields the protein MGISSPGQCFVMLRAMASVTKTPAINVNVKHTCVSLTSLTSTATLVRNVHFAFKWWEEEIYEGGVKWKYLQHNGPLFAPVYEPLPASVEFCYNGHPMRLTPATEEMATFYAKMLDHEYTTKKIFRQNFFLDWQMEMSGSEQSIITNLNKCDFSRLHQYFTEKTEARKMLSKGEKQKLKMKEAKVTEKYGYCIMDGHRERIANFRIEPPGLFRGRGDHPKMGKLKKRIMPEDVIINCSKDAKIPVPPAGHHWKEVRFDNKVTWLASWVENVQGQNKYVMLNPSSKLKGEKDLQKYEIARRLKGRINAIQRDYRAAWKSREMKTRQRAVALYFIDKLALRAGNEKEEGETADTVGCCSLRVEHIRLHNHIDGMQCVVEFDFLGKDCIRYYNKIPVEKQVFKNLKLFTENKDPTDCLFDRLNTSNLNKHLQELMEGLSAKVFRTYNASITLQEQLKELTNPDDSVAEKILSYNRANRAVAILCNHQRAPPKTFEKSMKNIQAKDGGKEEETYRKAGRTTEKTGGSGNRQRGEQADCVGHVQTELP from the exons ATGGGGATCTCATCGCCAGGTCAGTGTTTCGTGATGTTACGAGCTATGGCCTCCGTGACAAAAACGCCCGCTATTAACGTCAACGTTAAGCATACTTGTGTGTCTCTGACCTCTTTAACAAGCACAGCTACTCTTGTTCGGAATGTACACTTTGCATTCAAGTG GTGGGAAGAAGAAATCTATGAGGGTGGTGTGAAATGGAAGTATCTGCAACACAACGGCCCGTTATTTGCGCCCGTGTATGAACCCCTACCTGCAAGTGTTGAATTCTGTTACAATG GCCATCCAATGAGGTTGACTCCTGCAACAGAAGAAATGGCCACCTTCTATGCCAAAATGTTGGATCATGAGTACACTACAAAGAAAATCTTCAGACAAAACTTCTTTCTTGACTGGCAGATG GAAATGAGCGGCTCAGAGCAGTCGATAATCACCAACTTAAATAAATGTGATTTTAGCCGTCTTCATCAATACTTCACTGAAAAGACAGAGGCCAGGAAAATGTTATCCAAGGGGGAAAAACAG AAATTAAAGATGAAAGAAGCCAAAGTGACTGAGAAATATGGCTACTGTATAATGGACGGGCACCGGGAAAGAATTGCCAACTTCAGAATTGAGCCACCGGGGCTTTTCCGTGGCCGTGGTGACCACCCAAAGATGGGAAAGCTGAAGAAAAGGATCATGCCAGAAGATGTCATCATCAATTGTAGCAA AGATGCAAAGATCCCAGTGCCACCAGCAGGTCATCATTGGAAGGAGGTGCGTTTTGATAATAAAGTCACCTGGCTGGCATCCTGGGTGGAGAATGTCCAGGGACAAAATAAATACGTCATGCTAAACCCCAGCTCCAAACTTAAG GGTGAGAAGGATTTGCAGAAGTATGAGATTGCCCGGCGCTTGAAGGGCAGGATCAATGCGATCCAACGTGATTATCGTGCAGCTTGGAAGTCAAGGGAAATGAAGACACGACAACGAGCAGTGGCTCTTTATTTCATCGACAAA ttagccctgagagctgggAATGAGAAGGAGGAAGGAGAGACTGCCGATACAGTTGGTTGTTGCTCACTCCGTGTGGAACATATAAGGCTGCACAATCACATCGATGGCATGCAGTGTGTGGTAGAATTTGACTTCTTGGGAAAAGACTGTATCCGATACTACAATAAGATTCCAGTGGAAAAACAG GTATTCAAGAATCTAAAGTTATTCACGGAGAATAAGGATCCTACAGATTGCCTGTTTGACAGATTGAAC ACCTCAAATCTGAACAAGCACCTTCAAGAGTTAATGGAGGGACTTTCAGCCAAGGTGTTTCGAACGTACAATGCCTCCATTACACTGCAAGAACAGTTGAAAGAATTGACAAACC CTGACGACAGTGTTGCTGAAAAAATCCTGTCCTACAACAGAGCGAACAGAGCAGTGGCCATTCTCTGCAACCACCAGAGGGCACCACCCAAAACCTTTGAGAAATCGATGAAAAATATTCAGGCCAAG GATGGTGGAAAAGAAGAAGAAACTTATCGAAAAGCTGGAAGAACAACTGAAAAAACTGGAGGTTCAGGCAACAGACAGAGAGGAGAACAAGCAGATTGCGTTGGGCACGTCCAAACTGAACTACCTTGA
- the top1mt gene encoding DNA topoisomerase I, mitochondrial isoform X1, whose amino-acid sequence MGISSPGQCFVMLRAMASVTKTPAINVNVKHTCVSLTSLTSTATLVRNVHFAFKWWEEEIYEGGVKWKYLQHNGPLFAPVYEPLPASVEFCYNGHPMRLTPATEEMATFYAKMLDHEYTTKKIFRQNFFLDWQMEMSGSEQSIITNLNKCDFSRLHQYFTEKTEARKMLSKGEKQKLKMKEAKVTEKYGYCIMDGHRERIANFRIEPPGLFRGRGDHPKMGKLKKRIMPEDVIINCSKDAKIPVPPAGHHWKEVRFDNKVTWLASWVENVQGQNKYVMLNPSSKLKGEKDLQKYEIARRLKGRINAIQRDYRAAWKSREMKTRQRAVALYFIDKLALRAGNEKEEGETADTVGCCSLRVEHIRLHNHIDGMQCVVEFDFLGKDCIRYYNKIPVEKQVFKNLKLFTENKDPTDCLFDRLNTSNLNKHLQELMEGLSAKVFRTYNASITLQEQLKELTNPDDSVAEKILSYNRANRAVAILCNHQRAPPKTFEKSMKNIQAKIDAKIEQIAAAQKDLKIAKKDCKEKKDEKSEQMVEKKKKLIEKLEEQLKKLEVQATDREENKQIALGTSKLNYLDPRITVAWCKKWDIPIEKIYNKMQRDKFAWAIDMTKRDFKF is encoded by the exons ATGGGGATCTCATCGCCAGGTCAGTGTTTCGTGATGTTACGAGCTATGGCCTCCGTGACAAAAACGCCCGCTATTAACGTCAACGTTAAGCATACTTGTGTGTCTCTGACCTCTTTAACAAGCACAGCTACTCTTGTTCGGAATGTACACTTTGCATTCAAGTG GTGGGAAGAAGAAATCTATGAGGGTGGTGTGAAATGGAAGTATCTGCAACACAACGGCCCGTTATTTGCGCCCGTGTATGAACCCCTACCTGCAAGTGTTGAATTCTGTTACAATG GCCATCCAATGAGGTTGACTCCTGCAACAGAAGAAATGGCCACCTTCTATGCCAAAATGTTGGATCATGAGTACACTACAAAGAAAATCTTCAGACAAAACTTCTTTCTTGACTGGCAGATG GAAATGAGCGGCTCAGAGCAGTCGATAATCACCAACTTAAATAAATGTGATTTTAGCCGTCTTCATCAATACTTCACTGAAAAGACAGAGGCCAGGAAAATGTTATCCAAGGGGGAAAAACAG AAATTAAAGATGAAAGAAGCCAAAGTGACTGAGAAATATGGCTACTGTATAATGGACGGGCACCGGGAAAGAATTGCCAACTTCAGAATTGAGCCACCGGGGCTTTTCCGTGGCCGTGGTGACCACCCAAAGATGGGAAAGCTGAAGAAAAGGATCATGCCAGAAGATGTCATCATCAATTGTAGCAA AGATGCAAAGATCCCAGTGCCACCAGCAGGTCATCATTGGAAGGAGGTGCGTTTTGATAATAAAGTCACCTGGCTGGCATCCTGGGTGGAGAATGTCCAGGGACAAAATAAATACGTCATGCTAAACCCCAGCTCCAAACTTAAG GGTGAGAAGGATTTGCAGAAGTATGAGATTGCCCGGCGCTTGAAGGGCAGGATCAATGCGATCCAACGTGATTATCGTGCAGCTTGGAAGTCAAGGGAAATGAAGACACGACAACGAGCAGTGGCTCTTTATTTCATCGACAAA ttagccctgagagctgggAATGAGAAGGAGGAAGGAGAGACTGCCGATACAGTTGGTTGTTGCTCACTCCGTGTGGAACATATAAGGCTGCACAATCACATCGATGGCATGCAGTGTGTGGTAGAATTTGACTTCTTGGGAAAAGACTGTATCCGATACTACAATAAGATTCCAGTGGAAAAACAG GTATTCAAGAATCTAAAGTTATTCACGGAGAATAAGGATCCTACAGATTGCCTGTTTGACAGATTGAAC ACCTCAAATCTGAACAAGCACCTTCAAGAGTTAATGGAGGGACTTTCAGCCAAGGTGTTTCGAACGTACAATGCCTCCATTACACTGCAAGAACAGTTGAAAGAATTGACAAACC CTGACGACAGTGTTGCTGAAAAAATCCTGTCCTACAACAGAGCGAACAGAGCAGTGGCCATTCTCTGCAACCACCAGAGGGCACCACCCAAAACCTTTGAGAAATCGATGAAAAATATTCAGGCCAAG ATTGATGCAAAAATAGAACAAATTGCTGCAGCTCAGAAAGATCTGAAAATTGCCAAGAAGGATTGCAAAGAGAAGAAAGATGAAAAATCTGAACA GATGGTGGAAAAGAAGAAGAAACTTATCGAAAAGCTGGAAGAACAACTGAAAAAACTGGAGGTTCAGGCAACAGACAGAGAGGAGAACAAGCAGATTGCGTTGGGCACGTCCAAACTGAACTACCTTGACCCCAGGATCACTGTGGCTTG GTGCAAGAAATGGGACATTCCGATTGAGAAGATCTACAATAAGATGCAGAGAGACAAATTTGCCTGGGCCATCGATATGACGAAGCGGGATTTTAAATTCTAA
- the top1mt gene encoding DNA topoisomerase I, mitochondrial isoform X3 has translation MRLTPATEEMATFYAKMLDHEYTTKKIFRQNFFLDWQMEMSGSEQSIITNLNKCDFSRLHQYFTEKTEARKMLSKGEKQKLKMKEAKVTEKYGYCIMDGHRERIANFRIEPPGLFRGRGDHPKMGKLKKRIMPEDVIINCSKDAKIPVPPAGHHWKEVRFDNKVTWLASWVENVQGQNKYVMLNPSSKLKGEKDLQKYEIARRLKGRINAIQRDYRAAWKSREMKTRQRAVALYFIDKLALRAGNEKEEGETADTVGCCSLRVEHIRLHNHIDGMQCVVEFDFLGKDCIRYYNKIPVEKQVFKNLKLFTENKDPTDCLFDRLNTSNLNKHLQELMEGLSAKVFRTYNASITLQEQLKELTNPDDSVAEKILSYNRANRAVAILCNHQRAPPKTFEKSMKNIQAKIDAKIEQIAAAQKDLKIAKKDCKEKKDEKSEQMVEKKKKLIEKLEEQLKKLEVQATDREENKQIALGTSKLNYLDPRITVAWCKKWDIPIEKIYNKMQRDKFAWAIDMTKRDFKF, from the exons ATGAGGTTGACTCCTGCAACAGAAGAAATGGCCACCTTCTATGCCAAAATGTTGGATCATGAGTACACTACAAAGAAAATCTTCAGACAAAACTTCTTTCTTGACTGGCAGATG GAAATGAGCGGCTCAGAGCAGTCGATAATCACCAACTTAAATAAATGTGATTTTAGCCGTCTTCATCAATACTTCACTGAAAAGACAGAGGCCAGGAAAATGTTATCCAAGGGGGAAAAACAG AAATTAAAGATGAAAGAAGCCAAAGTGACTGAGAAATATGGCTACTGTATAATGGACGGGCACCGGGAAAGAATTGCCAACTTCAGAATTGAGCCACCGGGGCTTTTCCGTGGCCGTGGTGACCACCCAAAGATGGGAAAGCTGAAGAAAAGGATCATGCCAGAAGATGTCATCATCAATTGTAGCAA AGATGCAAAGATCCCAGTGCCACCAGCAGGTCATCATTGGAAGGAGGTGCGTTTTGATAATAAAGTCACCTGGCTGGCATCCTGGGTGGAGAATGTCCAGGGACAAAATAAATACGTCATGCTAAACCCCAGCTCCAAACTTAAG GGTGAGAAGGATTTGCAGAAGTATGAGATTGCCCGGCGCTTGAAGGGCAGGATCAATGCGATCCAACGTGATTATCGTGCAGCTTGGAAGTCAAGGGAAATGAAGACACGACAACGAGCAGTGGCTCTTTATTTCATCGACAAA ttagccctgagagctgggAATGAGAAGGAGGAAGGAGAGACTGCCGATACAGTTGGTTGTTGCTCACTCCGTGTGGAACATATAAGGCTGCACAATCACATCGATGGCATGCAGTGTGTGGTAGAATTTGACTTCTTGGGAAAAGACTGTATCCGATACTACAATAAGATTCCAGTGGAAAAACAG GTATTCAAGAATCTAAAGTTATTCACGGAGAATAAGGATCCTACAGATTGCCTGTTTGACAGATTGAAC ACCTCAAATCTGAACAAGCACCTTCAAGAGTTAATGGAGGGACTTTCAGCCAAGGTGTTTCGAACGTACAATGCCTCCATTACACTGCAAGAACAGTTGAAAGAATTGACAAACC CTGACGACAGTGTTGCTGAAAAAATCCTGTCCTACAACAGAGCGAACAGAGCAGTGGCCATTCTCTGCAACCACCAGAGGGCACCACCCAAAACCTTTGAGAAATCGATGAAAAATATTCAGGCCAAG ATTGATGCAAAAATAGAACAAATTGCTGCAGCTCAGAAAGATCTGAAAATTGCCAAGAAGGATTGCAAAGAGAAGAAAGATGAAAAATCTGAACA GATGGTGGAAAAGAAGAAGAAACTTATCGAAAAGCTGGAAGAACAACTGAAAAAACTGGAGGTTCAGGCAACAGACAGAGAGGAGAACAAGCAGATTGCGTTGGGCACGTCCAAACTGAACTACCTTGACCCCAGGATCACTGTGGCTTG GTGCAAGAAATGGGACATTCCGATTGAGAAGATCTACAATAAGATGCAGAGAGACAAATTTGCCTGGGCCATCGATATGACGAAGCGGGATTTTAAATTCTAA